One part of the Candidatus Omnitrophota bacterium genome encodes these proteins:
- the fusA gene encoding elongation factor G: protein MHQPKDIRNVIFVSHPQAGKTSLGEAVLFNAGAISRLGRVTDGTTTCDYNSDEIERKISINVGFGCVDYNGKQIHLIDPPGYMDFIGDLISSIHAADSGILLVNAVSGIEIGTEKAWNLLDSLKLPRMIFINKMDKEHANFIKTVESIVEKFGKKCVIFTYPIGTGGSFKGVANVMTGENMGSLSPEDKEKCSKLSESLIETIAESEDSLLEKYLEGNKLSEEETARALGTAILNKNIVPVFAGSSLQNIGIKELLEAVCRYLPSPLDVSPKKGKDPASGEEAVRKPSEDEPFSAQVVKTISDPYIGQLTVFRIFSGKLQPNTSFYNTSAGAKERIAQVYQLRGKEQITKEAACTGDIAAVAKLKNSKTGDTICDEKAKIIFAPFQFPEPAISRSIKPKSKGDEDKISTALHKIASEDPTFTLTRDVQTKEQIVSGVGDLHVEVMITRLKNRFKVDVELGTPKVAYKETIKGEGDSKYRHKKQSGGAGQFAEVWMRIEPLPHGGGFEFVDKVVGGSIPAAFVASCEKGIRSAMEQGILAGCPVTDVRAVVYDGKTHPVDSKDIAFQIAARQAFKEAFQKAKPTILEPIMDVDLTVPDEYMGDITGSLNSRRGRIMGMGGQSSGSQTIKAKVPLAEMFKYANELKSITQGRGFYAMRFSHYEEVPAKNQESIIAKFKKEKEEK, encoded by the coding sequence ATGCATCAACCAAAAGACATTCGTAACGTTATTTTTGTTTCTCATCCTCAGGCAGGAAAAACTTCATTAGGGGAAGCTGTTTTATTTAATGCCGGGGCTATTTCTCGATTGGGCAGGGTTACCGATGGAACAACTACTTGTGATTACAATTCCGATGAAATAGAACGAAAAATAAGCATAAACGTAGGGTTTGGCTGCGTTGATTATAACGGCAAACAGATACACCTTATTGATCCGCCTGGATATATGGATTTTATCGGTGATTTAATAAGTAGTATTCATGCGGCGGATTCAGGAATTTTGCTGGTAAATGCAGTAAGCGGCATTGAGATTGGAACAGAAAAGGCCTGGAATTTACTTGATAGCCTGAAGTTACCGAGAATGATTTTTATAAATAAAATGGATAAGGAACATGCGAATTTTATTAAAACCGTAGAATCAATAGTTGAAAAGTTTGGCAAGAAATGCGTTATTTTTACTTATCCTATTGGCACGGGGGGTTCTTTTAAGGGTGTTGCAAACGTAATGACCGGCGAAAATATGGGCTCTTTGAGCCCGGAAGACAAAGAGAAATGTTCTAAGCTTTCTGAGTCCTTAATTGAGACAATCGCTGAATCAGAAGATAGTCTTTTAGAAAAGTATTTAGAAGGAAATAAATTGAGCGAAGAAGAAACAGCCCGTGCTTTGGGAACCGCGATTCTAAACAAAAATATTGTCCCGGTTTTTGCCGGCTCCAGCCTGCAAAATATAGGGATAAAGGAATTACTTGAAGCTGTTTGCCGGTATTTACCCAGTCCTTTGGACGTCTCTCCCAAAAAAGGTAAAGACCCGGCAAGCGGTGAAGAGGCAGTCAGAAAACCGTCTGAGGATGAACCATTTAGCGCCCAGGTTGTTAAGACAATATCTGATCCTTACATTGGCCAATTAACCGTTTTTAGAATTTTTTCCGGAAAGCTCCAGCCAAATACCAGTTTTTACAATACATCAGCAGGAGCCAAAGAAAGAATCGCTCAGGTTTATCAGCTTCGGGGTAAGGAACAGATAACCAAGGAAGCAGCCTGCACCGGCGACATAGCCGCTGTAGCCAAATTAAAAAACAGCAAAACAGGTGACACGATTTGCGACGAGAAAGCCAAAATTATTTTTGCTCCGTTTCAATTCCCGGAACCGGCAATTTCCCGGTCCATAAAGCCTAAATCCAAAGGAGATGAAGATAAGATTTCGACCGCGCTTCATAAGATAGCTTCCGAAGATCCCACTTTTACTTTAACAAGAGATGTTCAGACAAAAGAACAGATTGTTTCCGGCGTGGGAGATTTACATGTCGAAGTTATGATTACCCGCCTTAAAAATAGATTTAAAGTAGATGTTGAGCTTGGCACGCCAAAGGTGGCTTATAAAGAAACAATAAAAGGCGAAGGTGATTCTAAATACCGTCATAAAAAACAGAGTGGTGGAGCAGGCCAGTTTGCCGAGGTATGGATGCGCATTGAACCGCTTCCCCATGGTGGCGGCTTTGAGTTTGTTGATAAAGTAGTAGGAGGATCTATACCTGCTGCTTTTGTGGCCAGTTGTGAAAAGGGAATAAGGTCGGCTATGGAGCAGGGGATTTTGGCCGGATGTCCGGTCACTGATGTCAGGGCAGTAGTTTATGACGGAAAAACCCATCCGGTAGATTCTAAAGATATAGCTTTTCAAATTGCTGCCCGCCAGGCCTTTAAAGAGGCCTTTCAAAAAGCCAAGCCGACTATTTTAGAACCGATTATGGATGTAGACCTAACCGTGCCTGATGAATATATGGGTGATATTACCGGAAGCTTAAACAGCCGGCGGGGACGAATCATGGGCATGGGAGGGCAAAGCAGCGGCAGTCAAACAATAAAGGCAAAGGTTCCGCTTGCTGAAATGTTTAAGTACGCCAATGAATTGAAATCAATAACACAAGGCAGGGGTTTTTACGCAATGAGATTTTCCCATTATGAGGAAGTGCCGGCAAAAAATCAGGAATCTATAATTGCCAAGTTTAAAAAAGAAAAAGAAGAAAAGTAA
- a CDS encoding YebC/PmpR family DNA-binding transcriptional regulator, translating to MSGHSKWAGIKHKKALIDAKRGKLFSKLIKEITVSARQGGGNLDTNIRLRTAAGAARDANMPAENIKRAIKKGTGELSGTSYEDVTYEGYGPGGVAIMLECLTDNKNRTSAEIRNIFSKKGGNLAGTGSVSWLFQRKGLIIIDKKEVEENKLMSIILEAGAEDLRVEGDVYEVITGHADLDKIKKSITEKGLKYTAAELTMDPKNTVKVDGAAAKQVLGLVESLEDSDDVQHVYANFDIPDEIIEETEEKNSK from the coding sequence ATGTCGGGACACTCTAAATGGGCAGGTATAAAACATAAAAAGGCGCTGATCGATGCTAAAAGAGGCAAGTTATTTTCTAAATTGATTAAAGAGATCACGGTTTCTGCACGCCAGGGAGGAGGTAATCTAGATACCAACATCCGGCTGAGGACAGCCGCCGGAGCCGCAAGAGATGCCAATATGCCCGCTGAAAACATAAAGAGGGCAATTAAAAAAGGCACTGGTGAATTATCCGGCACCTCTTATGAGGATGTAACCTATGAAGGGTACGGCCCGGGTGGTGTAGCGATAATGCTTGAATGCCTGACTGATAATAAAAACAGGACCAGCGCCGAAATCCGAAACATCTTTTCTAAAAAAGGCGGGAATTTAGCAGGCACAGGGTCAGTAAGTTGGCTTTTCCAAAGAAAAGGCCTGATAATCATTGATAAAAAAGAAGTGGAAGAAAATAAGCTTATGTCGATAATTCTGGAGGCCGGGGCTGAGGATTTAAGGGTTGAAGGCGATGTTTATGAAGTTATAACCGGACACGCTGATCTGGATAAAATAAAAAAATCAATTACGGAGAAGGGGTTGAAATATACAGCAGCTGAATTGACCATGGATCCTAAAAACACTGTTAAAGTGGATGGAGCGGCAGCAAAACAGGTTTTAGGCCTGGTAGAGAGCCTGGAAGATTCCGACGATGTGCAGCATGTATATGCCAATTTTGATATTCCGGATGAAATAATCGAAGAAACCGAAGAAAAAAACAGTAAGTAA
- the ruvC gene encoding crossover junction endodeoxyribonuclease RuvC has translation MKILGIDPGSVITGFGLIEVDKPKIQPITYGEISTSKNLDFPRRLKHIYSKICGIIAKNRPDVVAIENIFLSKNFKTAVKIGEAKGIAILAAANHEIDVVEYAPRRIKESITGYGQAGKPQVQKMIVNLLGLSQPPDENASDALAVAICHYHSLQSVSSLICDDKLFRGKTG, from the coding sequence ATGAAGATCTTAGGCATAGATCCGGGGAGTGTTATCACTGGTTTCGGTCTTATCGAGGTGGATAAGCCTAAGATACAGCCTATAACTTACGGTGAAATAAGCACTTCCAAGAACCTGGATTTTCCGCGGCGCTTAAAACATATTTATAGCAAAATTTGCGGGATAATCGCTAAAAACCGGCCGGATGTTGTAGCAATAGAGAATATATTTCTGAGTAAGAATTTCAAGACAGCCGTAAAGATAGGAGAGGCTAAAGGCATTGCAATTCTTGCGGCAGCAAATCACGAGATAGACGTGGTTGAATATGCTCCCCGAAGGATAAAAGAGTCCATAACGGGATATGGCCAGGCGGGTAAACCCCAGGTTCAAAAAATGATAGTCAATCTTTTAGGGCTTAGCCAACCCCCGGATGAAAACGCCTCCGATGCCCTGGCGGTAGCTATTTGTCATTATCACAGCCTGCAAAGCGTTAGCAGCCTTATTTGCGATGATAAATTATTTAGAGGGAAAACTGGTTGA